The following coding sequences are from one Sciurus carolinensis chromosome 11, mSciCar1.2, whole genome shotgun sequence window:
- the LOC124960246 gene encoding phospholipase A and acyltransferase 2-like — MSVTADRAIVKKELLSVVAGGDKYRVNNKHDDKYEPLPPNKIVQKAEKLVGKDIPYSVTSQNCEHFVNALRYEVSRSDQVTDALTIGASSLLFGIAGFLGTMLTRSNH, encoded by the exons ATGTCCGTCACGGCTGACAGAGCCATAGTGAAGAAGGAGCTGCTGTCCGTGGTGGCCGGAGGAGACAAGTACCGGGTCAATAACAAGCACGATGACAAGTATGAGCCACTGCCACCCAACAAAATCGTCCAGAAGGCAGAGAAGTTGGTGGGGAAGGACATCCCCTATTCAGTGACCAGCCAGAACTGCGAGCACTTTGTGAACGCGCTGCGCTATGAAGTTTCCCGCAGTGACCAG GTGACTGACGCGCTCACCATCGGTGCTTCCTCACTTCTCTTTGGTATTGCAGGATTTCTCGGGACGATGCTGACCAGAAGCAATCACTAA